tgtgtgtgtgtgtgtgtgtatgcgtccgTGCACAAGTGTGAATTGACCAAATTCTAAATGTGGACTCGAATTTAAATCCATATCTTATTCTAACTTTTGTGGATAAGTTTGTAAGTTATTCCAATTGTCTTTTAACATTTGACCTAACTGAAAGTGTCATTTGGGTAATTACCATGTTTAATACATAATAACTATCAATTTAGTTACAGGCATGTGATGACCTGTGGTCTGTTTTTAACAGGCGTTTGCTCAGACAAATTGCCAGCCTCACCAAGAAATGAAGGTAAATGCTCGATACATTCACCTATCTCCAGCACTTGACTCCTAATGTGGGGTTTATTTTATAGGAAACAACCTCTTGCCTAATTTCTTTACTTTTGTCTATTTTTACTCAAGaagatgaaaatgtattaagaAAAGACCAAGTGCTgaaggagaaagaaaacaaagggtTGTTCAGCATTTTTAGAAGAAGCAAGAAGACACCAGATCAGGTCTGTACTGAGCTTCTCTGTGGATTCCTTAACCAATGAAGATTGGTGCTTTGTAGTAgaagcacacaggaacacaggtgTCTTTCTCAGCAAACACAGATATGGTGTCCTTTGATTGTTGTaatgatttgttattttaaggacaagctgaaacagaagttagagcagcactagcttccgcgATGTGATGTACTGTAACAACAAGTGAAATGGATCTTCCAGGGGAATTTTTTGAAGGGGGCCTTGATTTTACTGATGTCAAATGATGAGGGGGACGTCAAATGAAGATGCGTGCCACtatgtgaaaaggatattgattggtgGAGAACGAAAAATTGACACACATATGATAGACATACAACTTatttgttacaagaccattgtaaatcccttcctatcgttgaaaaaggctcattgacTCTGCTTGTGTATATAATTCAGgtaattcgggtttcaaaacacAGTATAGCTATACGATAATTCaagcttattggttgaaaattggtttccggggggggggaataaacaATGTTGTGCGTTGAGGGTGTTCCTTGCCGCAATTCCTCTcctgaccattagaagtccaaaatcacatattgtacctttaagataagttcatatggttatgaagaattgactaaatagaggaaaaagtgaattttgatttgaGCTTGTTCTTAAGGTGGCCAGTGTGAGTGCCTCGGTGTCTCCAGCCTTGACCAAAGATGGTGGCCATGGACCCACAGGCAGCTCTGCAGGGCTCTCCATCGCACCAAAGAAGAGACGGGCTCCCCTGCCCCCCATGATGGCATCCCAGTGTTTCCCCTCCAACCTCAGCAATCTTCACACTGACTCTCTGTCCCACGCCAAACCTGATAAGGGTCAGGTCAGTGAATCACCCTCAGTTTCCTTTCTCTGTCTGCAGGATTGGGTGTGTCATATGTTTTACTGGAGGAGATTAACTGCTTgggtatacagtatatccagcATATACAGTGCACTCCATACTGTTCAGACAAAGTGCTGAACTGTATTTGGTAAACAGCATCTGTGCAGAAAGCTGAAATGCACACATGCCACTCTATTGGAGCTGCAGGATGAACAAGCTCCCAGATGTTTATTCAGTGGCAAGTGTGACTATAAATCATACATAACTAATTAGTATATGTATTAATTAATAGTAACATAGCTAAGTTTCTCCCGCAATGTTCAGGAGGACTCTGGAATCGGTCATGGCTCTCTGAAAGGTTTGAAGAGGAaggcccctcctccccctgtgcTCCCCTGCATAAGTACACCAGAGGAACTCAAGCAGGATAAGAGCATTAAAGGTTTGTCTTATGTCCTGCATTGTAAGGTCACGGGGACATGCATTATTCGGTCCATTGTTTGTCTTTATAGTGGTCCTTAGAGGATGGGCTTTATTACAGGtaaaatatttctttttgtCAGAACTTTATGCTGAGTAATTACATATACCCAGTAGAATATTCTATTTGCATGCAGTGCATTAGTCTGAGTTAGTTGGAAGGCTGGTGATTCTTCAACCTCATAGCCTTTCCTTCCAAACATTGGGGCGGCAAGCATCCCAATTCTCCCAATATTTTGCATCCATAAAAGCCTACTTATTAAGTCCTGCATCTCTTCCTACTGCATTTGCCTCCATGACTCATGGTggatgtttgtttgtctgtacaGCGTAGCATGGTCACAGAGGACATTTTGAATCAGTGGCTCTTTTCTCGACAGACTTGGAGTCACAAGAGGAGGGTGCTTAAGTGTCAGCTTCCAGACTCCTGTCCTGTTTGCCTGCTCTGTCCTGCTGATCTGACCTCTCCAATCACCTCTCCACTTTGTGGTGGCCTATTTCATCCTCATGTGTCATTTCTTTTACGTTTCTTCTCATCTTTTCTTCATTGTTTGTGTGGTTATCTGGTCTTGTGTGTTAATTGTACTCAATCTATCAATTAAATCAATCTTCTGTAGGTTTTTTCTGTGCATTGCTTTCTTATGAAATTCGTGGTTTCATTTGAGGCAACTGATCAGAAGTTCAATTTCAACATCATCAACAGTTCACATAActcacaattattttaattatctcTCTTTTAATGATCAATCCTTGTGcacaaatgacattacattttactttatattcattttacatatatttttttatttaaaaaatcaactgCAAGCCAATCTACAGTTCACAGAAAATTTACGGAAATACAGTGAGCTTTTAAAAGgaattttaaaaattttaaaattttaaaaggaAGAAGTGTGTGAATTCATTCTGAATCGTACATCTGACAAAacgcttttttaaaaatgcgtAGATATTTAGTTCGATTCAGGTGAATGACCAGTCAATAATTTTACAGTTTCTGGTTTTGAAAAACGGGGCGGctcggatggtgcagtgggtagcactgccgcctcacagcaaggaggtcctgggttcgaatccccatcagccggggtctctctgtgtggagcttgcatgttctccctgtgtttgcgtgggtttcctctgggtactccggtttcctcccacagtccaaagacatgcaggttaggctgattggagagtctaaattgcccataggtatgagtgtgtgagtgaatggtgtgtgtgccctgcgatggactggcgacctgtccagggtgtattcctgcctttcgcccaatgtatgctgggataggctccagcccccctgcaaccctgttcaggataagcggggttaggataatgaatgaatgaatggttttGAAAAACTCCTTTTTGTCTTAAGCAGtatattttttgtcattatgGTCTTTTTATTAAATGCCCTTTAATAAAACCTCCATTCATTATAACATAATAACACTGAGTTGAACTGAGAAATTCACAAGAAGTTTGATTTAATAGAAGGCATTAGGGGAGGGCCACATCAAACAAAAAAGGAGATCTGAAATTAAAGGGCTTTTTTGCATAACTGTAGTTTCAAATGTGGGGGCACACAGGAAAGAACCATGAAACTTTTATAGCAGTTGCACTTCATttcttgataaaaaaaaatattaatctgGTTTCAGAGTGGTTCCCATGAACCACCTGCAAAGGGCctccagcatttttttttttgttttggctttgaaaCCTTTTAGTTCCTGTATTTCACATCATtgtcataaaaagaaaaagaaaagttgtGTGTAATCTATAACATCTTCTTAAATTTGAGTCAGTGACAGTAACTGCGGATTGACTTTATCTGGTGAGCTGATATGAGGGGCTGGTGCAACTCATGTGGGCCTGCTTCCTACAGCAGAAAGCACAAGTGAAGACTGAGGGATGAATTCCAGATTAACCTTTTTCTGGGGAATAACGCATTCCAAGTCTGCATTTTATCAGAGCcgtctagttttttttttcaagtttattTGTGCCTAACTCTAggagatacagtatataaatagaACAAGAATCTCATAttagcaaatatttattttattctataaatttaaattaaatctcaTGTTGTTACAAGTGTTCCAGCTCCTTAAAACTTGTGAGACTTCCAAGACACCATTCCTTCATCACTGTGTTTGCTTTTGTTACATGCGATTGAATTTTAATCCTATTAATATTAATCCTTTGCCTACCTCTTGTTTCTTTAATGTTATTGTCTGTTTTggctccctcttcctctcaccttctatttatatatattttagaagATGACTGGTATCAATTTGTGCCAGATGTACAGTATCTTAAATTGATTGGAAGGTTTTTCTAAGCCATTCTTGATCTTTAAcaatcaaattattttctttttaaaataaaaatgtaaaaaaaaatgtttgacagAAATAAGTCCACATCACAAAACCTGGTCAGGGTCTTGGGGGGCTGCCTAGGGCAAGccaatccattgcagggcacacacaccattcacacacagcattcctgaaaatttgtgaaattatataaataaatacacacacacctatacatcTTCTTCCACATCGCCATTGTTGTTTTGTGGTACAGTGGTGGCCCTGAGTAACCTGGAGGAGATCAGTGAGCAGGAGGTGACGGTGACTGCTGCAGTCCTGGATATCAGTACTGCGCATGCTGTTAAAGACAAACCAAACAGCCTCGATTTATCGGCTGAGGTTTCAATGGATTCTGGGAAAACGGAGACCGCCTCATCACCAGCGAACACAGAGATACAGGATACTTCACTCAAACAGGACATGGGGGAAGAACAGTTAAGTATTCTGTCCTCAGAGGGCAAGTACCAACTGTCTTAGAGGTggcgtacatacacacatccagtTTAGTAAGGTGCTGGGCTGAAAAGCACATACATGAAAAGAAGGAAGccaacacactgttacacacccttAATAAAGACAACATTTCGACCCTAGTGGATCTTAACTTTCTAGCATGGTACTGTAAACATGTTCCAATTATATATGCCAGTTAATGGTTAattccacccctctcccccaaccaaggtttttttcaacaaaaaaaagcatttgctcAAAAGTAAGCTCAAAAAGCatttttctaattaaaaaaCCATGGACATGTGTGGCAATTTGTTTTCCAGACCGGAATTGGAGCCAGAGAGCAAGGATTGCAATGAGGAAACACTGGAAGTTGAAGAGACCCATACTTCTGAGTGGGAAAATACAGGTGGGCGATACAGAATATGCAACAGTTCATTGTTCATTTGTCCCCCAGGGCATACAAACATTTTCCACCGGTTGTTGGAAGAACAACCAAGTCATGAACAAAACATCTTTGAGAACAAGTCTCAAGGCCAAATGTACTAAGAGTGTATTCATATTAGTTTAAAAACTAATGTTttagttaaaaatatatatatattttagtctCTGCAGACTGTGACTCAAGTTCAGCAGAAGAAGGAACTGAAAAAACATGTCTATCAGGAGAAAATGGCAAAACTCCAGGTGAGGACAGAAAGGAAATAAACTCTGGAATGGGTACACATTTACATGGTGCAAGTCTTAGCATGAGACCCAGGGAGCAGGTAAGCAGTCTTTAGAACACCAAACGCCTTTAGATGAACACCAAAGGCATTGATGGGGCATAATCACGGAGTAGGAGATGTTGAAAGCACCATGTGATCCAATCAGTATTGCCGGTCATACCCATTCTGGGTCCTCACCCTTCTCCACTTTCCCAGCAGGCTACAGCAATGAAATGGCCATTTCCAAGGAGGAGCCCCACTGTAGAGAGAGACCACTGCCTGCAGTAACTGAGGAAtcaccagcacacactgtgTGCCAAAATGGAGCCggatcctctccctctcctctgaagGATTCTGAGTCCTCCAGTGAGCTGGCGAGGCAGTACATACCCAGGGCTGGGTTGACCACTTACACCATTGTGCCTTCAAAATGCTTGGGGAAGCTAAAGTACTTCGAGGTGGCGTTGACCCTTGAGGATCCAGCTGTGGCTTTGAAGGAGAATGACGCTATAGGCTCTCCCATGCTCTCCACCCCAGAGTCTGGTGAAGCCCAGGTCTCAGTCAGTGAATCTTCCAAAACACAGGAGGAGGATCTCAGTGATGAGACTGTAATGGTTGAAAATGCTGTCTGTGGTGACACGGCTCCCACTCTCCCAGCCCCTGCTGAAGCACCTGAAGCAGATGAAGATAACAGCCAACCCTCGTCATCTTACAATGGGGCCTTTGAGGCAGGACCAGAGCAGGACGTCAAAGAAAGGAAAACTCCTCCAGCAACAAAGCCCAAACCACTCTCTTTCCGTTTGCCACAGCAAACGAGAACCTCTGTAGAAGATGTAACCTCAGGAGCAAGCAAGAGCAACACTTTTGCTCTTTCTCACTGTGGTCAAGAGGATGAGGAGGCCTCGGGGAGGGCAAGGAAAGGGGAAGCAAcgggagctgaggaggagaacGGCATCCCACCGGTGCCCCCCtacccacctccccctcctcctctcccttctaCAGGGCCGAAAGCTACAGAGACGCAGCAGGAAGATGAGCTAAAGCCCAGAGGAATGAGTAGTTTGGGCGAAGGCAACACAATATACACCACCAATGAGCTGGTTTGGCCAGCAGAACTGAGCCTGGAGAAGCTTACAAGCTTGGCCACACCCAAACCATACAAGACCGTAGAGCCATCCACCTTCTCCAAGGCAGTGTTCACTGTGTCGAAGAGATCCCAGCGCTTCGCCACACCCACTCAGCCTCCTGCTCCAAAATGTGGGATTGTTAGGATGTCGGCAgatggggaaaaataaatgcctGTGACTCAAGGAATTCCCATCGTTAAGGTGCTCTACTCAAGTCTTATACACCCAAAGCCACTTCTACCAGGACTACCACAATTCCTAAAAGACAATGTATTACTTACTGATCTTTTACAACAAGTAAACTCATAAACAAATCCATTAGCACATTAACTTCATTATCCATTAACCTCAGTGTTCAGTCCATTGAACTTTGTTTGGCATGTTGCTCTTTGTGAGTTCAGTCAAGGCTGCTGCTCAGGTTAAACCACCTGGCATGAACCACCTGTATCATCCAGGGTTTCTCTGGTTTACTTAATGGCTGCAACTTTCCCCACCTGGGGCCAGATCACTCCATGACCCAACACAAATCCCAGGTATTGTGTTTCCTCCTTAGCTATGGTCCATTTCTTTGGGTCAATAGTCAATCCCACATTTCAACCCTCTCATAGCACATACATGGACTGTATGGGAGCAGCCGGTATGTAATGCTAAAAGGGGTTTCAAATTCAGCCATACAGTTGTAACTGGCTCTCTGTCCTGTTTGAGATGTGCATTTCCTGTCACAGGCCTTGACACAGATCAGTAGTCTTAGAGTTCTTAATTGGACATTATGCCCTGCCTCCCCACAGCCATAGCAAATAATTAGACCcctttcatttcaatacatttattctcaatcaatgttttttattgagtaattaagatctctttttttctgaaaaccataggtgtcaaaattattggcacccctaacaattattgtaaataaaatcattacattacattattggcattttggcagacactcttatccagagcgacgtacagttgattagactaagcaggagacagtcctcccgtggaacaatgcagggttaagggccttgctcaagggcccaatggctgtgcggatcttattgtggctacaccgggattagaaccaccaacctatcaaagtgaaattggcaaaacAATTTTTGTAAAAACTTAGTGTAGTTATTCTCAGTCTAAATTGACTATAATTTGTCACTTCCAATTTCACTGGCGTATAAGAATGaggtaacaaacaaacaaaatcccaTTGTCACCAATCAGCAAGGGAAAAGACAAAGAAAGGTCAATGCAGAAGAGGCAAAAgactggtaatgggtacaaaaaaaacataagcgGTTAAACATACCGCATAccacgaagacagcccttactgagcacgataaacaaaaccaagcatctggagtttggctaacctcattggaattgtgactggaagagagtactatggtcagatgagaccaaaatataaCGTCTTAGCGATACACACCATCAATATGCTTggcatcaaaaaataaatgcattcaagTAGAAGCATCTCATACCtacagtcaaatatggtggcgggtcattgatgttttggagatgttttgctgcaaGTGGTCCAGGGGTACTAATTAAGATCAATGACACACCGAATTTGATAAAGTACCAGGAATTCTTGGCAAATCTCATTATCTCtcctaggaagctgagacttggtcacaGGTACACTGCACAAccggacaatgactccaagcatcaaaatacacacagaaatagtgaagtgaaaacaacaaccatgttctgtaatggccatctcagtctccagacttgaatcccatgaaaaacctgtggtctgaactgaaggggTGGGAATCCCAAGGAtgtcaatgattctgaaaagttctgcgtAGAGGAATGGTCAAAGATCCCTCCAAAAGTGTTCTCTAACCTGagcacaaattataggaaaaggctTGAGGCTGTCATTATTGCCAGAGGTATTTGCCTCTGAATTAATCTAGGGGttgcaataattgtgaaacccgTTTTTTCGggaaataataatatcaataatgaAGCAACCTACTTCACACAGCTTATGCGAATAACCATtctttattttagtattttctgtgaatatttatcaaggttgccaataattctggagcccactgtagctaTGATTTCTGAACCCTGCACTTGACCTTTATATGAGCATTAGCAGACATGGGGGCCAGACGATTAGGCCCCACAGGCCAACACAGAACATCCTTTATGACAGAAGGGGTTCTCTGTCATCCAGCCAAGGCTGGTCCCACTGACAGATAATTGCCAGCATCAAGCGGGCGTGCCCTCCAGGACATTGCAAAAACAATTTGTATTACTTTGAGTGCATTTCAAAAGAGGAATTACAGATAATATCTATGAAAGGTTGAAttattcaaaacacattttcttcattgaaCTGCAGAACTTCAATGAAAGATAAGAATGCaatgctgccatctagtggtaagACCAGGCCCCACCGGCCCCTAATGTGGAGACGCCTATGCATCGGTGTTCAACTGGTGTTCAACTCACATCAGGATAGAAATGTTTCATGACATGTTAAAGGTATTCACTCCAAATAACATGATTTGCGGTGACCCTTCCACGCAAGGGGGGAACAAGTAGACCCAAATCATGCCAGAATAATACCCTTTGCAGTCCAGTGCCTATACTTTTTGCACCACTGAACTCTCAAATGTGCTTTCATCTTTGTAATGAGGGGCCTATGCACAGCAACTCTACTATAATACCCTCTATTTAGCTTTCTCTATTTAGCTGTCAAAAGACTGTTCTTGCTGGCAGTCTGATCACATCCTGCACAGGAGTTGTTCTTCTGTTCAATTCATTCTCcaaattattttcagttggTTGGTTTTCTCACAGTAGGACACTGATTTAAACCTATTTTAACTAATTAAATACTAATTGAAACGTAACAACTTGTTCTTGATaaccatattaataacattgAAATTACTTCCAGTTTGCGCAACCGGTGTGGGGTCAGACTCCTCCTCATATTATTCACAGGTTTGGATTTAATATTTATCTCCTTGACTACAGCAAAACCTCCAGCGATTTTCAAGTATGTGTCAGGTTTCAAGTAAGGCTCAACAAGTCATTCCATTACAGTAATATAACATCATTGAACAATCCTTCAATAGcttaatatatgtttttaaatatataaaatggcaaGTATTAATGCAGGTTTTCTTGGTACTGACTGAGAACTCAGCTCAGCTATAATCTCAATGACCACAGGGAATATGTGCTTGACATGATTAAAGCATCTCAAACATGGATCACTTGATGAAACCTGACAGTTTGCTGTAATATGCACAGTATGTATTTATCGGGCTTGTGGAAGTTATACTTAAAacagcctgcagggggcagcatgcACTGAGGAAATCTGCCTGGGAAGGTTCTGCTAGGGATTCCTAGTTTACACTTCGATTCCGTCACATTTTTCCCTTCCAAGAACCTTAACAAAAAATATTACTTTGAACTCCAGACCCCTGGAACAGCTTCACCCTGGAACCGAGTTCATCAGACTGGTGTACATTCTGTCAGCTTGCACTATGAGTGACCAGTTATGATTGTCATTACTAAATGCATGTCACAAAAGCCCTTAACAATTAAATGGGATGGGGGAGGGAAGGCTGGGGGGGTTTCCTCTCAAAGCTGTCTGAAACGTTTGTCTGAATATAATGAAGCGTTTGTCCTCCAGGTAAAATGTTTACCCTTTGGCTGTTAGTGGAGCAGGACCGAGGTGAAAGCTTCTCAACAGCCTTTTGTGCCTGGACA
This region of Conger conger chromosome 17, fConCon1.1, whole genome shotgun sequence genomic DNA includes:
- the LOC133116822 gene encoding cordon-bleu protein-like 1 isoform X2 gives rise to the protein MTHTEMDKTSPDTDMSQKENLVEKVLTLGVALPGGVEKTVTIHGSKPVMDLFIILCAKYHLNPSNHTVELISTSGNCIKFKPNAPIETLEVKKMLIKPKGMANKNRKQSPSMPEATVRLVINYKTAHKTVVRVSPLVPVEELMSAICAKCELDRSTTVLLRNPCSEEPLDLAHSLNDFGLREVYAVDSKGVCSDKLPASPRNEEDENVLRKDQVLKEKENKGLFSIFRRSKKTPDQVASVSASVSPALTKDGGHGPTGSSAGLSIAPKKRRAPLPPMMASQCFPSNLSNLHTDSLSHAKPDKGQEDSGIGHGSLKGLKRKAPPPPVLPCISTPEELKQDKSIKVVALSNLEEISEQEVTVTAAVLDISTAHAVKDKPNSLDLSAEVSMDSGKTETASSPANTEIQDTSLKQDMGEEQPELEPESKDCNEETLEVEETHTSEWENTVSADCDSSSAEEGTEKTCLSGENGKTPGYSNEMAISKEEPHCRERPLPAVTEESPAHTVCQNGAGSSPSPLKDSESSSELARQYIPRAGLTTYTIVPSKCLGKLKYFEVALTLEDPAVALKENDAIGSPMLSTPESGEAQVSVSESSKTQEEDLSDETVMVENAVCGDTAPTLPAPAEAPEADEDNSQPSSSYNGAFEAGPEQDVKERKTPPATKPKPLSFRLPQQTRTSVEDVTSGASKSNTFALSHCGQEDEEASGRARKGEATGAEEENGIPPVPPYPPPPPPLPSTGPKATETQQEDELKPRGMSSLGEGNTIYTTNELVWPAELSLEKLTSLATPKPYKTVEPSTFSKAVFTVSKRSQRFATPTQPPAPKCGIVRMSADGEK
- the LOC133116822 gene encoding cordon-bleu protein-like 1 isoform X1, whose amino-acid sequence is MTHTEMDKTSPDTDMSQKENLVEKVLTLGVALPGGVEKTVTIHGSKPVMDLFIILCAKYHLNPSNHTVELISTSGNCIKFKPNAPIETLEVKKMLIKPKGMANKNRKQSPSMPEATVRLVINYKTAHKTVVRVSPLVPVEELMSAICAKCELDRSTTVLLRNPCSEEPLDLAHSLNDFGLREVYAVDSKGVCSDKLPASPRNEEDENVLRKDQVLKEKENKGLFSIFRRSKKTPDQVASVSASVSPALTKDGGHGPTGSSAGLSIAPKKRRAPLPPMMASQCFPSNLSNLHTDSLSHAKPDKGQEDSGIGHGSLKGLKRKAPPPPVLPCISTPEELKQDKSIKVVALSNLEEISEQEVTVTAAVLDISTAHAVKDKPNSLDLSAEVSMDSGKTETASSPANTEIQDTSLKQDMGEEQPELEPESKDCNEETLEVEETHTSEWENTVSADCDSSSAEEGTEKTCLSGENGKTPAGYSNEMAISKEEPHCRERPLPAVTEESPAHTVCQNGAGSSPSPLKDSESSSELARQYIPRAGLTTYTIVPSKCLGKLKYFEVALTLEDPAVALKENDAIGSPMLSTPESGEAQVSVSESSKTQEEDLSDETVMVENAVCGDTAPTLPAPAEAPEADEDNSQPSSSYNGAFEAGPEQDVKERKTPPATKPKPLSFRLPQQTRTSVEDVTSGASKSNTFALSHCGQEDEEASGRARKGEATGAEEENGIPPVPPYPPPPPPLPSTGPKATETQQEDELKPRGMSSLGEGNTIYTTNELVWPAELSLEKLTSLATPKPYKTVEPSTFSKAVFTVSKRSQRFATPTQPPAPKCGIVRMSADGEK
- the LOC133116822 gene encoding cordon-bleu protein-like 1 isoform X3, whose translation is MTHTEMDKTSPDTDMSQKENLVEKVLTLGVALPGGVEKTVTIHGSKPVMDLFIILCAKYHLNPSNHTVELISTSGNCIKFKPNAPIETLEVKKMLIKPKGMANKNRKQSPSMPEATVRLVINYKTAHKTVVRVSPLVPVEELMSAICAKCELDRSTTVLLRNPCSEEPLDLAHSLNDFGLREVYAVDSKGVCSDKLPASPRNEDENVLRKDQVLKEKENKGLFSIFRRSKKTPDQVASVSASVSPALTKDGGHGPTGSSAGLSIAPKKRRAPLPPMMASQCFPSNLSNLHTDSLSHAKPDKGQEDSGIGHGSLKGLKRKAPPPPVLPCISTPEELKQDKSIKVVALSNLEEISEQEVTVTAAVLDISTAHAVKDKPNSLDLSAEVSMDSGKTETASSPANTEIQDTSLKQDMGEEQPELEPESKDCNEETLEVEETHTSEWENTVSADCDSSSAEEGTEKTCLSGENGKTPAGYSNEMAISKEEPHCRERPLPAVTEESPAHTVCQNGAGSSPSPLKDSESSSELARQYIPRAGLTTYTIVPSKCLGKLKYFEVALTLEDPAVALKENDAIGSPMLSTPESGEAQVSVSESSKTQEEDLSDETVMVENAVCGDTAPTLPAPAEAPEADEDNSQPSSSYNGAFEAGPEQDVKERKTPPATKPKPLSFRLPQQTRTSVEDVTSGASKSNTFALSHCGQEDEEASGRARKGEATGAEEENGIPPVPPYPPPPPPLPSTGPKATETQQEDELKPRGMSSLGEGNTIYTTNELVWPAELSLEKLTSLATPKPYKTVEPSTFSKAVFTVSKRSQRFATPTQPPAPKCGIVRMSADGEK